One Mercenaria mercenaria strain notata chromosome 12, MADL_Memer_1, whole genome shotgun sequence DNA segment encodes these proteins:
- the LOC123534312 gene encoding uncharacterized protein LOC123534312, translating to MLCLLLDRVCAMTNPLHLEKTKYRQWVKAGLGLTYLREGLVSFCEDITKQQHNDILDNIKQDKNLLTVACGQCSWTTLRPDHAKGGNRSCKLGQRNCNCCNPTGKITCPNKVCGAIYDAIVSSHGFTPPAPYWKNTETQHWCTDPWSIAKCYINAPGYDRKTSSADIDCIGFLHLIRNNQYFHDHIQCTIAQIDVFSKVITDRNEIFHSSTMQLEETDADSYIDDMIAVLQDGKELKTRQDAQGAVQNLLKLKKEDFIISTKTEADVVHAAVQSISFTMEEFENKLREKLENVPTTESVTDLETRVTMLELDMATVKEEIKELKMARSFQRDQYDFIKSKLEFQEQLMKLYKHSLLQVSAIPLQPGRKHCNFREVYVRPRITHETKDENRRPKENEIKSLSDIFIKEENRLKSIYVLGDAGSGKSSFCKSLVNYWCLAHSEEQTIEDEFHGIKEMKKFDFLFYISLRRYQNIVSIQKMIQKQYKSEILNELLDKESEKIIIVLDGLDEWTSKSITSNQFQTEGLPERDTSKKYTIITTSRPWKIETLGITDKEIEQRLKLKGFDKSSVKTMIAKTVPVLNESFAENKSCRACEDKLENKSIASMKEVPIMLLQLICLWFDGTLQVSSRCAIYSGMLELFFSWTEKKKPEDRLFRKMRRMSKDLLNIELPHYLINKKLCNSYKYLIYGISRLAYETLFTNIKETSLTFESSIFEDLEISDEVKTCCLKLGILSEDRCPNLSASTSDSSLLSFVHKSVQEYMAAVYITIKFKAYIRSSADSEKQNLSDYCAQLIKEVFSMCTTLDEILEQANVFIMLCGLEPRIATSISKYIYDIVAADKRVLEYRRSVTVHEYRHQYIMSDIQECILHCIEEVRACQTHIQFEFYLGDIIVQSMSVCDNLCIGIDKQYIFPGSVLSFRVDKYKAKEYLKRISNYLPKCQRLEAIYFLSNSSYRIDNKDIKSFCGAVEGNTSTLKALTLDCGYNDNLKPVCEKVVRHLLDMNHLVALKIERVAVTHEDFTSLCTFLSGTSNLEEITILDTKCERSDRHEVDLSKHQQLQCLEYSNFIIVTRVNTLNLEIFEFRSLNSTNCEKVYDILSSAYKLTRLVLFCNKYNDSTHIIEKLITLLPSLYRLHEFILEDFPLTDNIMKCPAEMKSMKNILLIDVRMGLTTWRQFVDSLFLMPLTVKVRAWRMCITRDGIDFGTPEGGGGGGETAAAWQYVREQEALSKVAVEYADTCRISFSTEK from the exons ATGTTGTGTTTACTTTTAGACAGAGTGTGCGCGATGACAAACCCGCTTCATTTAGAGAAGACAAAATACAGACAATGGGTGAAGGCCGGACTTGGACTGACGTATCTCAGAGAAGGACTGGTGTCTTTTTGTGAAGACAtcacaaaacaacaacacaatgATATCTTAGATAACATTAAGCAAGACAAGAATCTATTAACAGTAGCATGTGGTCAATGCAGTTGGACGACACTTAGACCTGATCACGCAAAAGGAGGAAACAGATCATGCAAGTTAGGCCAAAGAAATTGCAACTGCTGCAATCCAACTGGTAAAATTACTTGCCCAAACAAAGTTTGTGGCGCCATCTATGATGCAATTGTATCCAGTCATGGATTTACACCACCAGCGCCTTATTGGAAAAACACCGAGACACAGCATTGGTGCACAGACCCATGGTCTATCGCTAAATGCTACATCAACGCTCCCGGATACGACAGGAAAACATCATCAGCTGACATCGATTGTATCGGATTTCTACACCTGATAAGGAACAATCAATATTTTCACGATCATATACAATGCACAATTGCACAAATCGACGTCTTTTCAAAG GTAATAACGGACAGGAATGAAATATTCCATTCTAGTACAATGCAACTAGAAGAGACAGATGCAGATAGTTACATAGATGATATGATTGCTGTTCTGCAAGATGGTAAGGAACTGAAAACCCGACAAGATGCCCAAGGCGCTGTACAGAATCTTCTAAAG TTGAAGAAAGAAGACTTcataatttcaacaaaaacaGAAGCGGATGTAGTTCATGCGGCCGTGCAGTCAATTAGTTTTACGATGGAGGAGTTCGAAAACAAATTACGGGAAAAACTAGAAAACGTACCAACTACAGAAAGTGTTACAGATTTAGAAACGAGAGTCACAATGTTGGAATTAGACATGGCAACAGTAAAAGAG gaaataaaagAGCTCAAGATGGCACGGTCTTTTCAACGAGATCAGTATGATTTTATCAAGTCCAAATTAG aaTTTCAGGAACAGCTGATGAAACTTTACAAACACTCTCTGTTACAAGTGTCGGCAATTCCATTACAACCAGGGCGTAAACACTGTAACTTCAGGGAGGTGTATGTCAGGCCAAGAATAACCCATGAAACTAAAGATGAAAATAGAAGACCAAAAGAAAACGAAATTAAATCTTTGTCTGATATCTTCATAAAAGAAGAAAACCGACTGAAATCCATTTATGTTCTTGGCGATGCTGGATCCGGGAAAAGTAGTTTTTGTAAAAGTTTAGTAAATTATTGGTGTTTGGCACACAGTGAAGAGCAGACAATTGAAGACGAGTTCCATGGaatcaaagaaatgaagaaatttgATTTCTTGTTCTATATATCTCTGCGTCGCTATCAAAATATTGTCAGTATCCAGAAAATGATTCAAAAACAATATAAGAGCGAAATTCTAAACGAATTATTAGATAAGGAATCGGAAAAGATTATTATCGTGCTCGATGGTTTAGATGAATGGACTTCTAAAAGTATTACATCCAATCAATTTCAGACGGAAGGGCTTCCAGAACGTGACACATCTAAGAAATATACCATCATAACTACGTCACGACCATGGAAAATTGAAACGCTAGGTATTACTGACAAGGAGATAGAACAAAGATTAAAACTGAAAGGGTTTGATAAATCATCTGTTAAAACAATGATTGCTAAAACTGTTCCAGTACTGAATGAATCGTTTGCAGAAAATAAAAGTTGTAGGGCCTGCGAAGACAAACTTGAAAACAAATCAATAGCTAGTATGAAAGAAGTACCAATTATGCTGCTGCAGTTGATTTGTCTTTGGTTTGACGGTACACTTCAGGTATCATCAAGATGCGCTATTTACTCTGGCATGCTTGAATTGTTCTTTTCGTGGACCGAAAAGAAGAAACCAGAAGATCGTTTATTTAGAAAAATGAGGAGAATGTCAAAAGATTTGTTGAATATTGAACTCCCTCATTATctaataaataaaaagttatgtAATTCGTACAAATACCTCATTTACGGCATATCGCGTTTGGCGTACGAGACACTTTTCACAAATATAAAGGAGACATCCTTGACATTTGAAAGTTCTATTTTTGAAGACCTTGAAATATCGGATGAAGTTAAAACATGTTGCTTAAAACTAGGAATCTTATCTGAGGATAGATGTCCAAATCTGTCTGCAAGCACAAGTGACAGTTCGTTACTTTCGTTTGTTCACAAGTCAGTACAAGAATATATGGCCGCGGTGTATATTACTATTAAGTTCAAAGCTTATATCAGATCATCGGCCGATTcggaaaaacaaaatttgtctgaTTATTGTGCACAACTTATTAAAGAGGTTTTCAGTATGTGTACAACTTTGGACGAAATACTAGAACAAGCAAATGTATTCATTATGCTCTGCGGTCTAGAGCCTCGAATCGCTACGTccatttcaaagtatatatacgaTATTGTTGCAGCGGACAAACGTGTTCTAGAGTACAGAAGATCAGTTACTGTACATGAATACAGACATCAATATATTATGTCAGATATCCAGGAATGTATTTTACACTGTATAGAAGAGGTCCGAGCATGTCAAACACACATTCAGTTTGAGTTTTATCTTGGAGACATTATCGTACAGAGTATGTCAGTTTGCGATAATCTCTGTATTGGTATCGATAAGCAGTATATTTTCCCCGGCAGCGTCCTTTCGTTCAGAGTTGATAAATATAAAGCGAAAGAGTATCTAAAGAGAATATCGAACTATTTGCCGAAATGTCAGCGACTCGAAGCAATTTACTTTCTCTCTAACAGCAGTTATAGGATTGATAATAAAGATATCAAGTCTTTCTGTGGTGCAGTTGAAGGTAATACTTCAACACTGAAAGCACTGACTTTAGATTGTGGctataatgataatttaaaacCTGTATGTGAAAAAGTAGTTCGTCATCTGCTTGATATGAATCATCTTGTCGCATTAAAGATAGAGCGTGTCGCTGTGACACATGAAGACTTTACCTCACTATGCACTTTCCTATCGGGTACCAGTAATCTTGAAGAAATAACGATTCTCGATACAAAATGTGAGCGCTCAGACCGCCATGAAGTAGACTTATCCAAGCATCAACAACTTCAGTGCCTTGAGTACAGTAACTTTATCATTGTGACACGGGTTAACACTTTGAACCTAGAAATATTTGAATTCAGATCATTGAACAGCACAAACTGTGAGAAAGTATATGATATTCTTAGTTCAGCTTACAAACTAACAAGACTTGTATTGTTCTGTAATAAATATAATGATTCGACTCATATAATAGAGAAATTGATCACATTGTTACCATCTTTGTACAGGCTCCATGAGTTTATTTTAGAAGATTTTCCATTGACTGATAATATAATGAAATGTCCCGCTGAGATGAAGAGTATGAAGAACATTTTACTAATTGACGTCAGGATGGGCTTGACAACATGGCGACAGTTTGTTGACAGTCTTTTCCTAATGCCGCTGACTGTAAAGGTGAGAGCATGGAGAATGTGTATAACACGAGACGGTATAGACTTTGGGACACCAgaaggaggtggaggaggaggagagaCAGCCGCTGCATGGCAGTATGTTAGAGAACAGGAGGCGTTGTCCAAAGTGGCAGTTGAATATGCTGATACATGTAGAATTTCCTTTTCAACAGAGAAGTAA
- the LOC123534313 gene encoding heat shock 70 kDa protein 12B-like — MELSIIKGPKLVVALDIGSTYSGYAWQERSEFETNRSEIHFNTNWGAGALQLHKTTTCILIECQKNEDKTSYIREGQRQEDTISFPYGIVRNGNDEIKIKIGHEAERAYSVRAKRQQDTHELAGHCYFFNRFKLQLYNTGFHREQLVEDQIGQQLPLFDVMSSFIKALKDHCLKKLETNGLNVELSKTLFVVTVPAIWSDEAKKFMRDATVEAGIGKKNVLLALEPEAAAINCLHLPEDQRKEMNELGMKGQKFLVADLGGGTADLSAVEVEENGFLKEICQPLGDPVGGQRINDAFLQVCHDNFKGDGWKETFSKVTPLEMLKMEADFERKKVTIGAEDPEGQMIELEVPPLVRDKLEDKTILLKENNYLKFEDRELVFDSSLIRDKLFKETCNVIYTTIGKVLNNEKAKGLKTVVLVGGFAESPIVVGNIRQMIAKDFPDVKVVVPSSPFKAVLKGAVLFGQDPMIFRSRISRDTFGIQTNRVFDAKIHDETKRWKNEKDRTSYCKHIFVVHVRKGQSVVLGSKQPVEIYQPMNTDQTELTLPIYTSSSPNPKYTDEKGCKEIGKIKIDMRDTKGRTDRKVEVTMIYGGTELSIIAKDKASGKEYNADINFNHM; from the exons ATGGAATTG AGCATCATTAAGGGACCTAAGTTAGTAGTGGCTCTGGACATTGGCAGTACCTATTCAGGTTATGCTTGGCAAGAGAGATCAGAATTTGAAACTAATAGAAGTGAGATTCACTTCAATACAAACTGGGGAGCAGGTGCTTTGCAA CTGCACAAAACTACAACATGTATCCTCATAGAATGTCAAAAGAATGAGGACAAAACTTCATACATAAGAGAAGGGCAAAGACAAGAAGATACCATTTCTTTTCCTTATGGAATTGTGCGAAATGGCAAcgacgaaataaaaataaaaattggacaTGAAGCTGAGAGAGCTTATAGTGTACGGGCTAAAAGGCAACAAGATACCCACGAACTTGCTGGCCATTGCTATTTCTTCAACAGATTTAAATTACAGCTGTACAATACG GGTTTTCACAGAGAGCAGTTAGTAGAAGACCAAATAGGACAACAATTACCTTTATTTGATGTTATGTCGTCCTTCATCAAAGCTTTGAAAGATCATTGCTTGAAGAAGCTGGAGACAAACGGCTTAAACGTTGAACTAAGCAAGACCCTGTTTGTAGTCACTGTTCCAGCAATATGGTCTGATGAAGCAAAGAAATTTATGAGGGACGCAACAGTAGAG GCAGGTATTGgtaaaaagaatgttttattgGCACTAGAACCTGAAGCTGCAGCCATTAATTGTTTACATCTTCCCGAAGACCAAAGAAAAGAAATGAATGAACTTGGGATGAAAGGACAGAAGTTTCTTGTTGCAGACTTGGGTG GTGGAACGGCGGACTTATCCGCAGTTGAAGTAGAGGAAAATGggtttcttaaagaaatatgtcAACCTTTAGGTGATCCAGTAGGGGGTCAGAGGATAAATGACGCCTTTCTGCAGGTTTGTCATGATAACTTTAAGGGAGATGGATGGAAAGAGACTTTCAGTAAAGTCACTCCACTTGAAATGTTAAAAATGGAAGCAGACTTTGAACGAAAAAAGGTGACAATTGGTGCAGAAGATCCAGAAGGACAGATGATTGAACTGGAAGTGCCACCACTGGTCCGTGATAAATTGGAGGATAAAACCATCCTATTGAAGGAAAATAATTATCTTAAATTTGAAGACAGAGAGTTAGTATTTGATTCATCGCTTATTCGTGACAAGCTGTTTAAGGAAACCTGCAACGTGATATATACAACAATTGGAAAGGTACTTAACAATGAAAAAGCAAAGGGATTGAAAACAGTTGTCTTGGTTGGTGGTTTCGCCGAGTCGCCAATAGTTGTCGGAAACATCCGGCAAATGATAGCAAAAGACTTTCCAGATGTAAAGGTTGTGGTACCGTCTTCACCTTTTAAAGCTGTTTTAAAAGGAGCTGTACTTTTTGGGCAAGATCCTATGATATTCAGAAGCAGGATTAGTAGAGATACTTTCGGAATACAAACGAATAGAGTGTTTGATGCAAAGATTCATGACGAGACGAAAAGGTGGAAAAATGAAAAGGACAGGACATCCTACTGTAAACATATATTTGTTGTGCATGTACGCAAAGGTCAGTCAGTAGTTCTTGGCAGTAAGCAACCGGTCGAGATATATCAGCCAATGAACACAGATCAAACCGAGCTCACCCTTCCTATATATACGTCTTCTTCTCCAAATCCAAAATACACTGACGAGAAAGGCTGCAAAGAGAttggaaaaattaaaattgatatgCGAGATACAAAGGGTCGTACAGACAGAAAAGTTGAAGTGACGATGATCTATGGCGGTACAGAATTGTCCATCATTGCAAAAGACAAGGCATCAGGAAAGGAATATAATGCAGATATCAATTTCAATCACATGTAA